The Oncorhynchus nerka isolate Pitt River linkage group LG24, Oner_Uvic_2.0, whole genome shotgun sequence genome has a window encoding:
- the LOC135564299 gene encoding uncharacterized protein LOC135564299, translating into MQKMLDNDQAEPSPPLEGDKECWYLPIFYVYHPQKPEQIRVVFDSSAKCQGVSLNNVLLSGPDLNNTLLGVLMRPRKDCIALRADVQQMFYCFGVREDHRNYLRFLWYEDNNPDRNITEYRMKVHVFGNSPSPAVAIYCMRRAALQGEKEHGTEPKQYGVRNFYVDNGLTSVATTEEAINILRKTQAMLVESNMKLHKIASNSKTVMEAFPMEDCEKDLKDLDLGVDPLPFQRSLGLSWNLETDSFSFQVSHNEKPFTRRGILSTVNSLYDPLGFVAPITMQGKALIRELSSDQSEWDAPLPTEKEEEWKMWKESLMELEHMYIQQTYIPVSLSTTQRRELHIFSDASTVAIGAVAYLRVIDSEGQCHVGFVMEKSKLAPRPAHTIPRLELCAALLAVEMYELIKDEIDIDVNAAKFYTDSKIVLGYIHNVTKRFCLCCQ; encoded by the coding sequence ATGCAAAAGATGCTGGATAACGACCAAGCCGAACCTTCACCGCCACTAGAGGGAGACAAAGAATGTTGGTATCTGCCCATATTTTATGTTTACCATCCACAAAAGCCTGAACAAATAAGAGTAGTATTTGACTCCAGTGCTAAGTGTCAAGGCGTGTCACTTAACAATGTTCTGCTCAGTGGTCCAGACCTAAACAACACACTCTTGGGTGTCCTAATGCGTCCCCGCAAGGATTGCATTGCACTAAGAGCAGATGTACAACAAATGTTTTACTGTTTTGGTGTGCGTGAGGATCACAGAAATTACTTAAGGTTTCTCTGGTATGAAGACAACAACCCAGATAGAAACATAACTGAGTACAGAATGAAAGTCCATGTATTTGGGAACAGCCCTTCACCAGCCGTAGCCATCTACTGCATGAGACGAGCAGCGCTACAGGGTGAGAAGGAACACGGGACAGAACCCAAGCAATATGGAGTGAGGAACTTCTACGTCGATAATGGTCTGACATCAGTAGCTACTACAGAAGAAGCTATCAACATTCTAAGAAAAACACAAGCAATGTTGGTGGAGTCCAACATGAAACTACACAAGATTGCATCCAATAGCAAAACAGTTATGGAAGCCTTCCCTATGGAGGACTGTGAGAAAGACTTAAAAGATCTGGACCTAGGAGTGGATCCTCTCCCCTTTCAACGGAGTCTGGGACTTTCCTGGAACCTGGAAACAGACAGCTTCTCATTCCAGGTGTCCCACAATGAGAAGCCTTTTACGCGGAGAGGCATCCTATCCACAGTGAATAGTCTTTATGACCCCCTTGGGTTTGTGGCTCCAATAACAATGCAAGGTAAAGCCTTAATCAGAGAACTCTCTTCTGATCAGAGTGAGTGGgatgcccctcttcccacagaAAAAGAAGAGGAATGGAAAATGTGGAAGGAATCTTTGATGGAGTTGGAACATATGTATATTCAGCAGACCTACATCCCAGTCTCCTTGTCTACCACTCAAAGAAGAGAGCTACACATCTTCTCGGATGCCTCTACAGTAGCCATAGGAGCGGTAGCCTACCTGAGAGTTATTGACTCGGAAGGTCAATGCCATGTTGGATTTGTCATGGAGAAATCTAAATTGGCCCCTCGTCCGGCCCACACTATCCCACGCCTAGAACTGTGTGCGGCTTTGCTAGCTGTTGAGATGTATGAACTGATCAAAGACGAAATTGACATTGATGTAAATGCGGCCAAGTTCTACACAGACAGTAAGATAGTTCTCGGTTACATCCACAATGTCACCAAAAGATTCTGTTTATGTTGCCAATAG